In one window of Nomascus leucogenys isolate Asia chromosome 1a, Asia_NLE_v1, whole genome shotgun sequence DNA:
- the IFNW1 gene encoding interferon omega-1 — translation MALLFPLLAALVMTSYSPVGSLGCDLPQNHGLLSRNTLVLLHQMRRISPFLCLKDRRDFRFPQEMVEGSQLQKAQIMSVLHEMLQQIFSLFHTERSSAAWNMTLLDQLHTGLHQQLEHLETCLVQVMGEGESAGAIRSPALTLRRYFQGIHVYLKEKKYSDCAWEVVRMEIMKSLFLSTNMQERLRSKDRDLGSS, via the coding sequence ATGGCCCTCCTGTTCCCTCTACTGGCAGCCCTAGTGATGACCAGCTATAGCCCTGTTGGATCTTTGGGCTGTGATCTGCCTCAGAACCATGGCCTACTTAGCAGGAACACCTTGGTGCTTCTGCACCAAATGAGGAGAATCTCCCCTTTCTTGTGTCTCAAGGACAGAAGAGACTTCAGGTTCCCCCAGGAGATGGTAGAAGGGAGCCAGTTGCAGAAGGCCCAGATCATGTCTGTCCTCCATGAGATGCTGCAGCAGATCTTCAGCCTCTTCCACACAGAGCGCTCCTCTGCTGCCTGGAACATGACCCTCCTAGACCAACTCCACACTGGACTTCATCAGCAACTGGAACACCTGGAGACCTGCTTGGTGCAGGTAATGGGAGAAGGAGAATCTGCTGGGGCAATTAGGAGCCCTGCACTGACCTTGAGGAGGTACTTCCAGGGAATCCATGTCTacctgaaagagaagaaatacagCGACTGTGCCTGGGAAGTTGTCAGAATGGAAATCATGAAATCCTTGTTCTTATCAACAAACATGCAAGAAAGACTGAGAAGTAAAGATAGAGACCTGGGCTCATCTTGA